Proteins encoded by one window of Zerene cesonia ecotype Mississippi chromosome 8, Zerene_cesonia_1.1, whole genome shotgun sequence:
- the LOC119828391 gene encoding transcription factor IIIB 90 kDa subunit, which yields MSSGKKCKHCGSSEIEVDPARGDAVCTNCGSVLEDSIIVADIEFQETAHGGASVIGQFVSADSKGGASGFGRAYSSGIGQESREVTLRKARDGITALSQQLRLNPQCIDMACNFFKMALVRHLTIGRPAAHTQAACVYMTCRTEGTAHLLIDISDALQICCYQLGRTYFKLSRALCINIPPTDPCLYILRFASQLQFEDKQHEVSMTALRLVQRMKRDSIHSGRRPSGICGAALLIAARIHNFSRTPADVVRIVKVHESTLRKRLMEFGDTPSSALTLDEFMSVDLEEDQDPPAFRAARKRDKERLQKLLEEEDGEKELTELQKEIESQLEKDNMKRKRGPAPASASLLQSADKEERVCEDAEATRFAAEKTMSIIDELAKQSVSKESEEKELGPEIAVIGITPTEEKSDTFLKPEPKSQFNSNIHNCEELVMSERDEEYISSLIMSQEEARHKTKMWNMVNAGYLKEQKIKEEMRAREREEGKDKKKKVRGSYKKKVNCNAATAGEAIGKMLAEKKMSSKINYDILKSLDQPGVSIPVTSSTVTDSFKNLCTSIVTPVVMDSNDKPTKEPPADKVPSAPAPKKRKKKATPTLNTSAGEASSDSAPATPAPASDSAPATPAPNTPGQKEPEVEDYEDEMEADTNEADSELSLAAMLQTQQEDDYYDYEEY from the exons ATGTCGTCTGGTAAAAAGTGTAAGCATTGTGGATCGTCTGAAATAGAGGTAGACCCTGCCCGAGGCGACGCAGTATGCACAAATTGCGGTTCCGTGTTAGAAGACAGTATAATTGTTGCCGACATAGAGTTTCAAGAAACAGCACATGGCGGAGCCTCGGTTATTGGACAATTCGTTTCAGCAGATTCTAAAGGGGGAGCCTCTGGTTTCGGTAGAG caTACAGTTCAGGCATAGGACAAGAATCCAGAGAAGTAACATTACGCAAAGCTAGAGATGGAATAACGGCTTTAAGCCAACAGCTACGTCTCAATCCACAGTGCATTGACATGGCTTGTAACTTTTTCAAAATGGCTCTAGTGCGGCATTTAACAATTGGAAGACCTGCAGCTCACACTCAGGCAGCGTGTGTGTACATGACTTGTCGAACCGAAGGGACTGCAC ATCTTCTGATTGATATAAGTGACGCACTCCAGATATGCTGTTATCAATTAGGCCGCACTTACTTCAAGTTGTCCAGAGCCTTGTGCATCAATATTCCTCCAACTG ACccatgtttgtatatattgcGTTTTGCGTCGCAATTACAGTTCGAAGACAAGCAACACGAAGTGAGCATGACAGCGCTGCGTCTTGTGCAGAGGATGAAAAGGGACTCCATACATTCTGGGCGACGACCTTCTGGTATATGTGGAGCTG CTCTACTCATAGCGGCCAGGATACACAATTTCTCCCGAACACCGGCTGATGTGGTGCGTATAGTGAAAGTCCACGAGTCAACGTTACGGAAGAGACTTATGGAATTCGGCGACACCCCGTCCAGCGCACTCACATTGGACGAGTTCATGTCAGTCGACCTGGAAGAAGACCAGGATCCACCGGCGTTCAGGGCGGCGAGAAAGAGGGATAAAGAACGTTTACAAAAG ttattaGAAGAAGAAGACGGCGAAAAAGAACTAACAGAGCTTCAGAAAGAGATAGAATCTCAGTTAGAAAAGGACAACATGAAACGGAAACGAGGGCCCGCCCCTGCTTCTGCATCGTTACTTCAAAGTGCAG ATAAAGAAGAAAGGGTCTGTGAAGATGCTGAAGCGACTCGTTTCGCGGCTGAGAAGACGATGAGCATCATCGATGAGCTGGCCAAGCAGTCTGTGTCCAAGGAGAGTGAGGAGAAAGAGTTGg GTCCAGAAATAGCTGTAATTGGTATCACGCCAACCGAAGAGAAGTCAGACACATTCCTGAAGCCGGAACCGAAGAGTCAGTTCAACAGCAACATCCACAATTGCGAAGAGTTGGTGATGAGTGAGAGGGACGAAGAATACATCAGCTCGCTAATCATGTCGCAAGAGGAAGCGAGACACAAGACCAAGATGTGGAATATGGTCAACGCGGGGTATTTGAAGGAGCAGAAAA TCAAAGAAGAAATGCGCGCTAGAGAACGCGAAGAGGGcaaagataaaaagaaaaaagttcgCGGTTCATACAAGAAGAAGGTCAATTGTAACGCAGCAACCGCTGGAGAGGCGATCGGCAAAATGCTGGCCGAAAAGAAGATGAGCTCGAAAATTAATTACGACATACTAAAGAGTCTCGACCAGCCGGGGGTGTCCATACCCGTGACGTCATCAACGGTAACCGATAGCTTCAAGAATCTGTGTACGAGTATAGTCACACCGGTCGTTATGGATTCGAATGATAA ACCAACAAAAGAGCCCCCAGCAGACAAAGTGCCCAGTGCGCCTGCGCCAAAGAAACGAAAGAAGAAAGCGACTCCCACGCTGAATACGAGTGCTGGGGAGGCGAGCTCGGACTCCGCCCCCGCCACACCGGCGCCCGCGTCGGACTCCGCCCCCGCCACGCCTGCGCCTAATACCCCAGGACAGAAAGAACCAG aagtgGAAGATTATGAAGATGAAATGGAAGCGGATACGAACGAAGCGGACTCCGAATTGTCTCTGGCGGCCATGTTGCAAACACAGCAAGAGGacgattattatgattatgaagAGTATTGA
- the LOC119828392 gene encoding BTB/POZ domain-containing protein 6-B isoform X3: MSNLSSRIVSKPRKRLQDGRDNLSVAQTNTWMNAENINNGGGLSLSPPHTISQRETGTQVSQCYSVPSSPCGSTSSTPSPTVLQTPPPGSATLDPNWQATKATIRERNAAMFNNQLMADVTFIVGPPGHTQAIPAHKYVLATGSSVFYAMFYGGLAECKKEIEVPDVEPSAFLTLLKYLYCDEIQLEADTVLSTLYVAKKYIVPHVARACVNYLETSLTAKNVCLLLSQSRLFEEPELMQRCWEVIDAQAEMALTSEGFVDVDVSTLESVLARETLNCKEINLFEAALAWAQAECVRREIEPTPTNKRAMLGGAIYLIRFPTMTLEEFANSAAQLGILTPQETIDIFLHFTASSKPQLSYPIKARTGLKSQICHRFQSCAYRSNQWRYRGRCDSIQFCVDKRIFVVGFGLYGSSNGAADYNVKIELKRLGRVLAENNTKFFSDGSSSTFHVYFEHPIQIEAECLYTASAVLDGSELSYFGQEGLSEVYMGTVTFQFHCSSESTNGTGVQGGQIPELIYYGPTVNTALVNASSNDD; the protein is encoded by the exons ATGTCAAATCTAAGTTCGAGGATCGTTTCAAAACCACGAAAAAGATTACAAGACGGCAGAGATAATTTGTCAGTTGCACAAACTAATACTTGGATGAACG cggaaaatattaacaatggaGGCGGTTTATCGTTGTCTCCGCCACACACGATATCGCAGCGAGAAACGGGGACGCAGGTTTCCCAGTGCTACAGCGTGCCTTCTTCGCCCTGTGGATCTACAAGCTCCACACCCTCACCGACAGTGCTACAAACGCCGCCACCGGGCTCGGCCACACTTGATCCTAACTGGCAAGCCACAAAGGCCACAATACGTGAGAGAAACGCTGCTATGTTCAACAACCAATTGATGGCTGATGTCACATTTATTGTTGGACCTCCAG GTCACACACAGGCAATCCCTGCccataaatatgttttagcaACTGGCAGTTCAGTATTTTATGCTATGTTCTATGGAGGCTTAGCTGAgtgtaaaaaagaaatagaagtACCCGACGTAGAACCATCAGCATTTCTCACATTACTCaa gTATTTATACTGTGATGAAATTCAATTGGAAGCAGATACTGTGCTATCAACACTTTATGTAGCAAAGAAATACATTGTACCTCATGTAGCAAGAGCATGTGTCAATTATTTAGAAACTAGTCTCACAGCAAAAAACGTCTGTTTACTTTTAAGCCAATCTAGATTATTTGAAGAGCCGGAATTAATGCAACGATGTTGGGAAGTTATTGACGCACAG gcTGAAATGGCTCTAACTTCCGAGGGGTTTGTTGATGTAGATGTATCAACCCTGGAATCAGTATTGGCGAGAGAAACACTAAattgtaaagaaattaatCTTTTTGAGGCTGCTTTAGCTTGGGCTCAAGCTGAATGTGTTAGACGTGAAATCGAACCAACTCCAACAAACAAAAGAGCCATGTTGGGCGGTGCCATATATTTAATCAGATTTCCAACAATGACTTTAGAGGAGTTTGCTAATAGTGCAGCACAATTGGGAATTCTGACTCCACAAGAAACTATAGATATATTCTTACATTTTACTGCATCTAGTAAACCACAACTTTCATATCCAATTAAAGCTAGAACTGGACTTAAGTCACag ataTGCCACAGATTTCAGTCTTGTGCTTATAGAAGTAACCAGTGGAGGTATAGAGGACGATGTGACTCAATTCAGTTCTGTGTTGATAAAAGGATATTTGTAGTTGGCTTTGGCCTTTACGGATCATCAAATGGGGCTGCAGATTATAATGTGAAGATTGAACTGAAGAGGTTGGGGCGTGTGCTGGCGGAAAACAATACGAAATTCTTCTCTGATGGTTCAAGCAGCACATTCCATGTGTACTTTGAACATCCGATACAGATTGAGGCAGAATGTTTATATACTGCATCAGCAGTGCTGGATGGTAGTGAACTTAGCTATTTTGGACAAGAAGGCTTGAGTGAGGTTTACATGGGAACAGTGACATTCCAATTTCACTGTTCTTCTGAAAGTACAAATGGAACTGGTGTGCAAGGAGGACAAATTCCAGAATTGATCTACTATGGTCCCACAGTCAACACTGCATTGGTCAACGCAAGTTCAAATGATGACTGA
- the LOC119828392 gene encoding BTB/POZ domain-containing protein 6-B isoform X2, with product MNSSVDFFESLIDEDGRFSELNCQEPTQRVQRHRPSVQRIRPQVQAENINNGGGLSLSPPHTISQRETGTQVSQCYSVPSSPCGSTSSTPSPTVLQTPPPGSATLDPNWQATKATIRERNAAMFNNQLMADVTFIVGPPGHTQAIPAHKYVLATGSSVFYAMFYGGLAECKKEIEVPDVEPSAFLTLLKYLYCDEIQLEADTVLSTLYVAKKYIVPHVARACVNYLETSLTAKNVCLLLSQSRLFEEPELMQRCWEVIDAQAEMALTSEGFVDVDVSTLESVLARETLNCKEINLFEAALAWAQAECVRREIEPTPTNKRAMLGGAIYLIRFPTMTLEEFANSAAQLGILTPQETIDIFLHFTASSKPQLSYPIKARTGLKSQICHRFQSCAYRSNQWRYRGRCDSIQFCVDKRIFVVGFGLYGSSNGAADYNVKIELKRLGRVLAENNTKFFSDGSSSTFHVYFEHPIQIEAECLYTASAVLDGSELSYFGQEGLSEVYMGTVTFQFHCSSESTNGTGVQGGQIPELIYYGPTVNTALVNASSNDD from the exons ATGAACAGCAGTGTGGATTTTTTCGAAAGTCTTATCGACGAGGACGGCCGGTTTTCGGAGCTCAATTGCCAAGAGCCGACACAACGCGTTCAGCGACACCGGCCCAGCGTGCAGAGGATACGGCCGCAAGTACAAG cggaaaatattaacaatggaGGCGGTTTATCGTTGTCTCCGCCACACACGATATCGCAGCGAGAAACGGGGACGCAGGTTTCCCAGTGCTACAGCGTGCCTTCTTCGCCCTGTGGATCTACAAGCTCCACACCCTCACCGACAGTGCTACAAACGCCGCCACCGGGCTCGGCCACACTTGATCCTAACTGGCAAGCCACAAAGGCCACAATACGTGAGAGAAACGCTGCTATGTTCAACAACCAATTGATGGCTGATGTCACATTTATTGTTGGACCTCCAG GTCACACACAGGCAATCCCTGCccataaatatgttttagcaACTGGCAGTTCAGTATTTTATGCTATGTTCTATGGAGGCTTAGCTGAgtgtaaaaaagaaatagaagtACCCGACGTAGAACCATCAGCATTTCTCACATTACTCaa gTATTTATACTGTGATGAAATTCAATTGGAAGCAGATACTGTGCTATCAACACTTTATGTAGCAAAGAAATACATTGTACCTCATGTAGCAAGAGCATGTGTCAATTATTTAGAAACTAGTCTCACAGCAAAAAACGTCTGTTTACTTTTAAGCCAATCTAGATTATTTGAAGAGCCGGAATTAATGCAACGATGTTGGGAAGTTATTGACGCACAG gcTGAAATGGCTCTAACTTCCGAGGGGTTTGTTGATGTAGATGTATCAACCCTGGAATCAGTATTGGCGAGAGAAACACTAAattgtaaagaaattaatCTTTTTGAGGCTGCTTTAGCTTGGGCTCAAGCTGAATGTGTTAGACGTGAAATCGAACCAACTCCAACAAACAAAAGAGCCATGTTGGGCGGTGCCATATATTTAATCAGATTTCCAACAATGACTTTAGAGGAGTTTGCTAATAGTGCAGCACAATTGGGAATTCTGACTCCACAAGAAACTATAGATATATTCTTACATTTTACTGCATCTAGTAAACCACAACTTTCATATCCAATTAAAGCTAGAACTGGACTTAAGTCACag ataTGCCACAGATTTCAGTCTTGTGCTTATAGAAGTAACCAGTGGAGGTATAGAGGACGATGTGACTCAATTCAGTTCTGTGTTGATAAAAGGATATTTGTAGTTGGCTTTGGCCTTTACGGATCATCAAATGGGGCTGCAGATTATAATGTGAAGATTGAACTGAAGAGGTTGGGGCGTGTGCTGGCGGAAAACAATACGAAATTCTTCTCTGATGGTTCAAGCAGCACATTCCATGTGTACTTTGAACATCCGATACAGATTGAGGCAGAATGTTTATATACTGCATCAGCAGTGCTGGATGGTAGTGAACTTAGCTATTTTGGACAAGAAGGCTTGAGTGAGGTTTACATGGGAACAGTGACATTCCAATTTCACTGTTCTTCTGAAAGTACAAATGGAACTGGTGTGCAAGGAGGACAAATTCCAGAATTGATCTACTATGGTCCCACAGTCAACACTGCATTGGTCAACGCAAGTTCAAATGATGACTGA
- the LOC119828392 gene encoding BTB/POZ domain-containing protein 6-B isoform X1 encodes MKGSATIGSHKFPVVLGKIFLRWVFTKADLVFFIYRIVWYALYTRSSMNSSVDFFESLIDEDGRFSELNCQEPTQRVQRHRPSVQRIRPQVQAENINNGGGLSLSPPHTISQRETGTQVSQCYSVPSSPCGSTSSTPSPTVLQTPPPGSATLDPNWQATKATIRERNAAMFNNQLMADVTFIVGPPGHTQAIPAHKYVLATGSSVFYAMFYGGLAECKKEIEVPDVEPSAFLTLLKYLYCDEIQLEADTVLSTLYVAKKYIVPHVARACVNYLETSLTAKNVCLLLSQSRLFEEPELMQRCWEVIDAQAEMALTSEGFVDVDVSTLESVLARETLNCKEINLFEAALAWAQAECVRREIEPTPTNKRAMLGGAIYLIRFPTMTLEEFANSAAQLGILTPQETIDIFLHFTASSKPQLSYPIKARTGLKSQICHRFQSCAYRSNQWRYRGRCDSIQFCVDKRIFVVGFGLYGSSNGAADYNVKIELKRLGRVLAENNTKFFSDGSSSTFHVYFEHPIQIEAECLYTASAVLDGSELSYFGQEGLSEVYMGTVTFQFHCSSESTNGTGVQGGQIPELIYYGPTVNTALVNASSNDD; translated from the exons atgaaggGAAGTGCAACTATAGGATCGCACAAATTTCCTGTTGTTTTGGGAAAGATATTTCTACGCTGGGTCTTTACTAAGGCGGATCTAGTGTTCTTCATTTACCG tATAGTCTGGTATGCGCTGTACACTCGGTCATCAATGAACAGCAGTGTGGATTTTTTCGAAAGTCTTATCGACGAGGACGGCCGGTTTTCGGAGCTCAATTGCCAAGAGCCGACACAACGCGTTCAGCGACACCGGCCCAGCGTGCAGAGGATACGGCCGCAAGTACAAG cggaaaatattaacaatggaGGCGGTTTATCGTTGTCTCCGCCACACACGATATCGCAGCGAGAAACGGGGACGCAGGTTTCCCAGTGCTACAGCGTGCCTTCTTCGCCCTGTGGATCTACAAGCTCCACACCCTCACCGACAGTGCTACAAACGCCGCCACCGGGCTCGGCCACACTTGATCCTAACTGGCAAGCCACAAAGGCCACAATACGTGAGAGAAACGCTGCTATGTTCAACAACCAATTGATGGCTGATGTCACATTTATTGTTGGACCTCCAG GTCACACACAGGCAATCCCTGCccataaatatgttttagcaACTGGCAGTTCAGTATTTTATGCTATGTTCTATGGAGGCTTAGCTGAgtgtaaaaaagaaatagaagtACCCGACGTAGAACCATCAGCATTTCTCACATTACTCaa gTATTTATACTGTGATGAAATTCAATTGGAAGCAGATACTGTGCTATCAACACTTTATGTAGCAAAGAAATACATTGTACCTCATGTAGCAAGAGCATGTGTCAATTATTTAGAAACTAGTCTCACAGCAAAAAACGTCTGTTTACTTTTAAGCCAATCTAGATTATTTGAAGAGCCGGAATTAATGCAACGATGTTGGGAAGTTATTGACGCACAG gcTGAAATGGCTCTAACTTCCGAGGGGTTTGTTGATGTAGATGTATCAACCCTGGAATCAGTATTGGCGAGAGAAACACTAAattgtaaagaaattaatCTTTTTGAGGCTGCTTTAGCTTGGGCTCAAGCTGAATGTGTTAGACGTGAAATCGAACCAACTCCAACAAACAAAAGAGCCATGTTGGGCGGTGCCATATATTTAATCAGATTTCCAACAATGACTTTAGAGGAGTTTGCTAATAGTGCAGCACAATTGGGAATTCTGACTCCACAAGAAACTATAGATATATTCTTACATTTTACTGCATCTAGTAAACCACAACTTTCATATCCAATTAAAGCTAGAACTGGACTTAAGTCACag ataTGCCACAGATTTCAGTCTTGTGCTTATAGAAGTAACCAGTGGAGGTATAGAGGACGATGTGACTCAATTCAGTTCTGTGTTGATAAAAGGATATTTGTAGTTGGCTTTGGCCTTTACGGATCATCAAATGGGGCTGCAGATTATAATGTGAAGATTGAACTGAAGAGGTTGGGGCGTGTGCTGGCGGAAAACAATACGAAATTCTTCTCTGATGGTTCAAGCAGCACATTCCATGTGTACTTTGAACATCCGATACAGATTGAGGCAGAATGTTTATATACTGCATCAGCAGTGCTGGATGGTAGTGAACTTAGCTATTTTGGACAAGAAGGCTTGAGTGAGGTTTACATGGGAACAGTGACATTCCAATTTCACTGTTCTTCTGAAAGTACAAATGGAACTGGTGTGCAAGGAGGACAAATTCCAGAATTGATCTACTATGGTCCCACAGTCAACACTGCATTGGTCAACGCAAGTTCAAATGATGACTGA